From a single Bufo bufo chromosome 9, aBufBuf1.1, whole genome shotgun sequence genomic region:
- the LOC120978724 gene encoding calcyphosin-like protein gives MKVDILQQRAGPSFSCVMTQEDADVTKDTRYNQHLITGYINELQPLRVTLCIQPAPGSDIRRVSEQSHLPDTGLPVLSNTALYFPKNNMAAITQLERDMMSKAQRQIPQCQDPIEKLRLQCLARGASGIKGLGRAFRIMDDNYSNCLDLEEFTKGLQNYGLSLQPEEVQDIFEQFDKNQDGTINFDEFLNSVRPPMSNARRKVILEAFHKMDKTGNGVITVEDLKGVYNPKCHQKYQNGEWNERQVFQHFLENFDSPNNKDGQVTEEEFLNYYSGVSASIDSDAYFVVMMKNNWKI, from the exons ATGAAGGTGGATATCCTTCAGCAGAGGGCTGGGCCGTCCTTTTCGTGTGTAATGACGCAGGAGGATGCTGATGTTACTAAGGACACAAGATATAATCAACATCTCATCACTGGCTACATTAATGAGCTGCAACCTCTGAGGGTGACACTGTGTATCCAACCTGCTCCCGGCTCAGATATTCGGAGGGTGAGTGAGCAGAGCCACCTACCAGACACAG GTTTACCAGTCCTATCCAACACTGCGTTGTATTTTCCTAAAAACAATATGGCTGCTATAACTCAACTTGAACGAGATATGATGTCTAAAGCTCAGCGCCAGATTCCCCAGTGCCAGGATCCAATAGAGAAGTTGAGGCTGCAGTGTCTGGCAAGAGGAGCGTCCGGAATTAAAGGTCTTGGAAG AGCTTTTCGCATCATGGACGATAATTACAGCAACTGTTTAGATTTAGAAGAATTCACAAAAGGACTGCAAAACTATGGTCTCTCCCTACAGCCGGAAGAAGTACAGGACATTTTTGAGCAATTTGACAAAAATCAGGATGGGACCATCAACTTTGATGAATTCTTGAACTCTGTCAGG CCTCCAATGTCCAATGCTCGCAGAAAGGTCATACTAGAGGCTTTTCATAAAATGGATAAGACAGGTAATGGAGTAATTACTGTTGAAGACCTGAAAGGCGTCTATAATCCAAAATGTCACCAGAAGTATCAGAATGGAGAGTGGAATGAGAGACAAGTGTTCCAACATTTCTTGGAGAACTTTGATTCACCCAATAACAAGGATGGACAG gtgacagaagaagaattcctgaatTACTACAGTGGTGTCAGTGCCTCCATAGACAGTGACGCATACTTTGTGGTGATGATGAAGAACAACTGGAAAATTTAA